From the genome of Triticum aestivum cultivar Chinese Spring chromosome 3B, IWGSC CS RefSeq v2.1, whole genome shotgun sequence, one region includes:
- the LOC123066006 gene encoding ammonium transporter 3 member 1-like has product MATAADYNMSAGYSPNGIVVPPWLNKGDNAWQMIAATLVGLQSMPGLVILYGSIVKKKWAVNSAFMALYAFAAVWLCWVTWGYNMSFGHQLLPFWGKARPALGQKFLLMQAVLPESTHFFKDGTTETVWINPNYPMATMVYFQCVFAAITLILLAGSLLGRMNIRAWMIFVPLWLTFSYTIGAFSLWGGGFLFQWGVMDYSGGYVIHLSSGIAGFTAAYWVGPRSTKDRERFPPNNVLLMLAGAGILWMGWAGFNGGDPYAANLDSSIAVLNTNICAATSLLVWTSLDVIFFKKPSVIGAVQGMITGLVCITPGAGLVQGWAAIVMGILSGSIPWFTMMVVHKRSKLLQRVDDTLGVFHTHAVAGFLGGVTTGLFAEPTLCSMFVPVTNSRGAFYGGSGGMQLLKQVVGALFIVGWNVVVTSIICLVVRLIVPLRMPEEELVIGDDAVHGEEAYALWGDGEKYDSSKHGWYSDNETNQPRNRAPSGVTQDV; this is encoded by the coding sequence ATGGCGACGGCCGCGGATTACAACATGTCCGCTGGGTACTCGCCCAACGGCATAGTGGTGCCGCCATGGCTGAACAAGGGCGACAACGCATGGCAGATGATCGCTGCGACGCTGGTGGGATTGCAGAGCATGCCCGGCCTGGTGATCCTCTACGGCAGCATCGTGAAGAAGAAGTGGGCCGTGAACTCGGCCTTCATGGCGCTCTACGCCTTCGCCGCCGTGTGGCTCTGCTGGGTCACCTGGGGTTACAACATGTCCTTCGGCCACCAGCTGCTCCCCTTCTGGGGCAAGGCCCGGCCGGCGCTCGGGCAGAAGTTCCTCCTCATGCAGGCCGTGCTGCCGGAGTCCACCCACTTCTTCAAGGACGGCACCACCGAGACGGTCTGGATCAATCCGAATTACCCCATGGCCACCATGGTCTATTTCCAGTGCGTCTTCGCCGCCATCACGCTCATCCTCCTCGCCGGCTCGCTGCTGGGCCGCATGAACATCAGGGCCTGGATGATCTTCGTGCCGCTCTGGCTCACCTTCTCCTACACCATCGGCGCCTTCTCGCTCTGGGGCGGAGGCTTCCTCTTCCAGTGGGGCGTCATGGACTACTCCGGCGGCTACGTCATCCACCTCTCCTCCGGGATCGCCGGGTTCACCGCCGCGTACTGGGTCGGGCCCAGGTCCACCAAGGACAGGGAGAGGTTCCCGCCCAACAACGTGCTCCTCATGCTCGCCGGCGCCGGCATACTCTGGATGGGGTGGGCCGGGTTCAACGGCGGTGACCCTTACGCCGCCAACCTGGACTCCTCCATCGCCGTGCTCAACACCAACATCTGCGCCGCAACCAGCCTCCTCGTCTGGACCTCCCTGGACGTCATCTTCTTCAAGAAGCCCTCCGTCATTGGCGCCGTCCAGGGCATGATCACCGGCCTCGTCTGCATCACGCCCGGCGCGGGTCTCGTCCAGGGGTGGGCAGCGATCGTGATGGGGATCCTGTCCGGCAGCATTCCGTGGTTCACCATGATGGTCGTGCACAAGCGGTCCAAGCTGCTGCAGCGCGTGGACGACACGCTGGGCGTGTTCCACACCCACGCCGTGGCCGGGTTCCTCGGCGGCGTGACCACGGGGCTCTTCGCGGAGCCGACGCTGTGCAGCATGTTCGTGCCGGTGACCAACTCCCGCGGCGCCTTctacggcggcagcggcggcatgcAGCTCCTGAAGCAGGTGGTGGGCGCGCTCTTCATCGTCGGCTGGAACGTGGTGGTCACCAGCATCATCTGCCTCGTCGTCCGGCTCATCGTGCCGCTGCGGATGCCGGAGGAGGAGCTCGTGATCGGCGACGACGCGGTGCACGGCGAGGAGGCCTACGCGCTCTGGGGCGACGGCGAGAAGTACGACTCGTCCAAGCACGGGTGGTACTCCGACAACGAGACCAACCAGCCGCGCAACAGGGCGCCCAGCGGCGTCACGCAGGACGTCTAG